Proteins from a single region of Gorilla gorilla gorilla isolate KB3781 chromosome 16, NHGRI_mGorGor1-v2.1_pri, whole genome shotgun sequence:
- the MFGE8 gene encoding lactadherin encodes MPRPRLLAALCGALLCAPSLLVALDICSKNPCHNGGLCEEISQEVRGDVFPSYTCTCLKGYAGNHCETKCVEPLGMENGNIANSQIAASSVRVTFLGLQHWVPELARLNRAGMVNAWTPSSNDDNPWIQVNLLRRMWVTGVVTQGASRLASHEYLKAFKVAYSLNGHEFDFIHDVNKKHKEFVGNWNKNAVHVNLFETPVEAQYVRLYPTSCHTACTLRFELLGCELNGCANPLGLKNNSIPDKQITASSSYKTWGLHLFSWNPFYARLDKQGNFNAWVAGSYGNDQWLQVDLGSLKEVTGIITQGARNFGSVQFVASYKVAYSNDSANWTEYQDPRTGSSKIFPGNWDNHSHKKNLFETPILARYVRILPVAWHNRIALRLELLGC; translated from the exons ATGCCGCGCCCCCGTCTGCTGGCCGCGCTGTGCGGCGCGCTGCTCTGCGCCCCCAGCCTCCTCGTCGCCCTGG ATATCTGTTCCAAAAACCCCTGCCACAACGGTGGTTTATGCGAGGAGATTTCCCAAGAAGTGCGAGGAGATGTCTTCCCCTCATACACCTGCACGTGCCTTAAGGGCTATGCGGGCAACCACTGTGAGACGA AATGTGTCGAGCCACTGGGCATGGAGAATGGGAACATTGCCAACTCACAGATCGCCGCCTCATCTGTGCGTGTAACCTTCTTGGGTTTGCAGCATTGGGTCCCGGAGCTGGCCCGCCTGAACCGTGCAGGCATGGTCAATGCCTGGACACCTAGCAGCAATGATGATAACCCCTGGATCCAG GTGAACCTGCTGCGGAGGATGTGGGTAACAGGTGTGGTGACACAGGGTGCCAGCCGCTTGGCCAGTCATGAGTACCTGAAGGCCTTCAAGGTGGCCTACAGCCTTAATGGACACGAATTCGATTTCATCCATGATGTTAATAAAAAACACAAG GAGTTTGTGGGTAACTGGAACAAAAACGCGGTACATGTCAACCTGTTTGAGACCCCTGTGGAGGCTCAGTACGTGAGATTGTACCCCACGAGCTGCCACACGGCCTGTACTCTGCGCTTTGAGCTACTGGGCTGTGAGCTGAACG GATGCGCCAATCCCCTGGGCCTGAAGAATAACAGCATCCCTGACAAGCAGATCACGGCCTCCAGCAGCTACAAGACCTGGGGCTTGCATCTCTTCAGCTGGAACCCCTTCTATGCACGGCTGGACAAGCAGGGCAACTTCAACGCCTGGGTTGCGGGGAGCTATGGTAACGATCAGTGGCTGCAG GTGGACCTGGGCTCCCTGAAGGAGGTGACAGGCATCATCACCCAGGGGGCCCGTAACTTTGGCTCTGTCCAGTTTGTGGCATCCTACAAGGTTGCCTACAGTAATGACAGTGCGAACTGGACTGAGTACCAGGACCCCAGGACTGGCAGCAGTAAG ATCTTCCCTGGCAACTGGGACAACCACTCCCACAAGAAGAACTTGTTTGAGACGCCCATCCTGGCTCGCTATGTGCGCATCCTGCCTGTAGCCTGGCACAACCGCATCGCCCTGCGCCTGGAGCTGCTGGGCTGTTAG